The Scatophagus argus isolate fScaArg1 chromosome 4, fScaArg1.pri, whole genome shotgun sequence DNA window ACTTACTCTATCAGAACTTTGAACTAAGTGAACTAAGTTGTGAAATGCTCTTACCTACCTACATGGGCAAATACAAGAGGGGACTGCAGTAATGAAAAGGATGTCAAGACCCAGGCTGTACATGACATAAAGCCAGTCCTAAATTTAGTCTTGCTCATGTCTGGATCCCCATACCTGATACTTCTGATCTGACTGattgaggttttctttttttttttaaggtcacacctctctccacacacagcagcagtaatcaTATCTTAAACCCAGTCATCAGATGTAGGCAGACGGTCAGTCTTTGCAACACTAAAACCCTTACCCTGATGCCCTTTAATGATAACATCCTCTGCGCTGATCCTGTCTTACCCTACTGTCGCTGCCCTGTCGGTGGCCTGTTCTCCGATTGGCCCTGCCCTCCAGATGATTGCATCTTATCCATCAGAAGAAAGTGAAAGGCCTGAGTATTGGGGGGGATTTACCTTCCATTAATGGTGGCTGTCTCAGATGGCTTGGCCTTTACatacaacacagacacagacacacacacacacacacacacacacacacacacacacacacacacacacacagagctactTTTCAAAAAGCTACTGGAGTGGTGTCAAGATTAAAGAGCAATTACAAGCTACTCTAGTGATAGATTGGTAGAGGAGTCAATGTGATGGTGACCCACTTctgggagagaagaggaaatgtggagaggaagagaggaaagaggataGGAGAGGacacaagaagaagagaagaaatgaggaagtcaaaatcagaaacagaaacaaatttttCGGAAATTAAACTTGTCTTTGAAGTGGTTCACAAGTACACatagaataaaaacattcatcactagtatttagttttatgtttacatttatttttgtatatatCTGTTTTTTTAGGTATGAATGTACAGGAGTGCGTTTATGTCTTCTATACATTGTATTGCGGTTTTTTTAAACTCACCTTTTATGtttctaaatatttcaaatattttgtttgaaatattaaatagGTTGTCTAATTCatctcagtgtttcagtttttatatattttgcttaatgtttttcattattattttgatttctgTACAGTCCTTTGAGAAATActtaatcattaaaataaaatttgtcatgtgatgataataataagtCAGGAGTTTAGCTATGTTCAGACTGAAAGCGAAGCAAATTGCTGTCGTCATTTGCACTACACAAATGATGGCACACGTGCTGTGTGCCAGCCTTTGTTTCAGCCTCTGACTCAACTCAGACCTGATTAGAAACTCAAgttctgttatttttctcccgtccaattttctttttactcttgtctctgtattttttataaatTGCATATTCATAAACACTGGGATATGCAAAAAGCATTAACTCAAGTTGCCAGATACAAAGCTAACTGAATCTAATTCATCCTCTCTTAATTGCTCTCATTCTTGATCACTGTTTTAGTAGTTCATTCTGTTTTATAAAGCAGACGTGCAGCAGTGTTGACTTGCCTACAAATCCCATTTGATTGTGGTGAACTGATGCACAGtaaatgtgcatgcacacacaatataCCCGATAAGCTTTCACAGCCTTCGGGCACGATCATTTCATCCCTTTGATGAACAATGAAACTCAGTCCATGCTGATGAGAGAAGTGATGCCTGTGAATGTCATTGGAGCGCCTTTGATGGCTTTATGGTGGTGTTAAGTTCTAAACATAGAAATGGGTGTGACCTTGCATGTGGACTGTGTGGGTCAAGCCTCTATTAGCTCAGAAACCTCTATGAGATAACATGTAGGAAGGGTCTGTATCTGTAGAGTCTGTAACTTGTAATCCCACGTTTCCCATTTGTTGGTCTGTAGTTCTTTCATTGTAGGATGAAAACCTACTGTCCTGTAGTGATAGTAATGTTACTGTGGAGTAGTATGTGTTGCATAGAGGTGGGAAGGGGAGTTAGGGTGGACATGGGCACTGCTGACACAGCATCATTTTTCAGTTGTAACTGTTATTCTGCATCTTTAgctttttagcttttctttttttgaatgcaTTTCTGTGGAGGTGTATTTTATGCTTCAACGATTGCAAGCCACTCTGGCAAACCTCAGATATAAACTGCTGCAGAACCTGCATATTATATCACACAATATTGAAAATAGATATAATAGACATAATCACACCATAACATAACCTACTGTATCATATTTTTGTGAGGTAAGAAAATGTGGCTTTGTTATTAATTATTGGTGTTGAGGAGGATTTTCAAAACCTCAAAGATTTACAATTtttacaatttacatttttttagaaTTATACATTCATATTATTatagcagaaaattaaaattagattGTTTGCATAACATGAGCTCCTTTCGCCTCAAGGAAATCTTGATTTTTCACCTTTCTCAAACAAAAGACGGTCTGACTGTGTAATACTCAAGTGTCTGCAGCATTAATTCAGAATAAATGCATGAAGAGGGACTTCTGCACTGACTACCTCTGCATAAACATAGACTATCTAGGGCACACAAAGCTTTAGCTCCAATCACATAAACAGCCCATAAGCCAGTGCACTGAAAGTTAACAACAGGGAATGGCAGCAGTGCTAACATCTTACAAATGCCACACAAAAGATCCTCAGCTGAGAGACCAAAAAACCCCAACCATGACAGAAAAAGTATTCAGAATTAATGTGTACACTGATACTCTATTCTACCCTCACAGATCAACATACTATTGAAGAGCATTTTGTCCTCTGTCCGTCCTATCTTTCACTCACACATCACAGaacaaaatcattaaatctGTCCTACACAGATCATAAAATAGTCTCGGGATAGTGAAAATTTTATCTCATTAAGCCTATTTTCTTGCCAAATGAATCGCTTCTTTCCTCTGAGAGAAGTTGTTTTAAACAGCCAGAGAGGAgaaggggtgggtgggggtgatATCTCATCCATCTCATTCTCCATTTGACCGAGCTGTACAGCAGCCAAGCGTGGTTGGGCTGGGTCGCAGCAAAGACTCCTGGGTAATAGGGTTTGAAGTAAAGGCTCATTACCTCCTCTATTTCCTTCTGACCGGCTAAAACACATTGCAGGCCTTCTGGGCAAATCTgaaacacagatgtgtgtggGCTCAGATGAGCTGAAGTCAACTTTTATGCTCTTATTCtacagaaaggagaaagaggttAGCATATTAAACTATGTCAAAAACACCTTTGTGCAACAACTCAAAGTTGGTTTGGCCAATCAAATGCATATCAGATACATGTAAAACACAATGATTCCACTCACACTTGTAGAGAAAAGGATAGTCGGGCCTGTGATTGTACTGGCAGCACCCAGGTGGGACTACATGCCATGTGAATATAAAGTATTGCAAGCTCATGTGTCACTGAATTCCAACCTAATATCGGAGCGGTGCCCATTCTTCCATCAAGCTGGATGCAAGTCAAAGCTCAATTTCTCTGCTGTCCAGCAAGCTCTGATGAAAAGAGCAAGTCTTTCTCATCccaacacacatcacatcacaacaaTCTCCCAGAGCTGCCTTAGGCTGAGGCATGTTGACACTACACAAGCCAGGTGTAATGGAATTGACCTCCACTGCCAATCTGCTCCCGTATTGCGAATAGACACATCAATAATATCCACTGCACTGGGCCTCTGCAGCACAGACTGTAGACTCAGCagatagtaaataaataaataaatcaggacGCCATGACAGCTCTGTTGGGTGTCTTTACAGAGCACATTTCTGTCAACAACCAAACTACACCTATCTGGGAATTCTGGCTGTGTTGTTGAAACTTTAAACAAGAGAGGGCAGCGAAACActgttaagataagataagataatcctgttgttaaaatgagataatcctttattagtcccataactgggaaatgaCAACATTATGGTTCACTTTACACATGCTTTACCACACAACCATACAGAAATAAGAGCAGAAACTATATCATAATGTCTCAGTAAAATAAATTCCAAGTCTGAGCCAGATGATTTTCATTCTGTGGTGATGTGGCTCAGCAGTACTAAATGCCATATAGTACCCTGGAAAATGATTTGCAAAGCACATATCATCAGTAAAGTGGACTTCTTCATATCCTGCATTTTTGCAGAATTATCTGAAATCAAAAAGATCAGAGATATCTAATGCTCACATGGTGATCAGTTGATTCAGTCAGATACAATATCCTATAAAACTTTTATGACACTATATATATCATAACACTCAGTTGAGTTGTGCTCATTGGTGTCATTAATGAATGGTCATTATTCTTCCTGCAACAATGTCTTCCATTCTGTTTCTCACCTTCAGTCTCTGATTAATGACGGGTTTATAATTACACCAGGACAGCTCTGACATTTCATATTACAAAGTGACATAACAAGGACTGAAAGGTCTGCCTCTTCAGATCACTACTGGACACTAACACGCAACCAGAACATAAGTGAGGCCAGGGCAGAAATATAGAGCAGTGATTTAGAAGTCAGTCAAAGGTGTCATTTAGTGGGAAATGACGCTTTAATATTAGTCATaattgaatgatttttttttttaaactttctttgCCCCAGGAGGACATCATATGCATAAAGGGTCCTTTTCGCTGAAGATTTTCTGAAGCAAATGAGGGTAAAATTGCTTAAATGAGCTTTAGCAGCAGTTGTAGAGAAAAGGAAACGGATTCTCTCACTTAATCTAAATTGTATATAAATTATTGACAGTTAGTTACTTCAGTCAGATATGTCAGGAGGTTTGTAGTAAATGGTTGGACAGTTACAGAAGAGGCTCTGCTCTTTGAGGAGCTCTCAGCTTTGGACCAGTGAGGATTCTGCTGGGGGAACTCCAGAGGCTGGATGTTTCCAACCATTAGCCAAACAAGTGGTGATTGTGAGCCATGGATAAAACAGTGATGTCAGTTTACTAATGCAAGCACAACATTTATTAtctaagaaaaaatattttggcttATTTGAGGTGAGTATTCATGAGTTTTATAGTACAGTTTATAAATGACTTTTATAACAGCTTTGTGCTGTGCAAATATTTTTACCAGTCCACGACActttcagcaacatttttttctgtttgattaaagaaaacaataaatgtaatatatttatacatgcgtacattcatacatacatttaaaacagcTCTTTTGCAGATCTGAATTTTGATTGTGAGTAAGACATTAAGTTAATTTACCAGATGGCAATACCCACCACAGTGGTTAATAACTCAAGATTTGAAAGAGTGGCAGTTATGATTTCCCCTCCATAGAAATAATCACAAAGCAAACCACCGTTTGAGCTACAAGGTCATATTTTAgggaaaatgtgtttgcatgtactTGGTTGGTCAGTTCAGCATGTAATTGGGTGATGATGACTCCATTTTACCTGTCTCAGAATGATGCCTGTTTCCTTTTCTCGGACGTTAGATTGTGAATATTTAACACTTATCCCAAAGCTTTTTTGAATAAATTGGATGTGCTGctgcattaaaatgctgctaaGAGGGCTCATAatctcagcatttttttttcatttcagcaatgTCTAACAGttatttcacaacacacacaaacattgcatagtaaaatagtaattaatcttattttctttctttctgcaggGTTACATATCTGaagagattatttttgttttttgtcattgcCAACACTGGGAGTGGGAAGCAAACAAGGCTCGAGtgcaagagaaaacagagcCGTGAGGCAGTTCAGTCACAGGCGAACTGAACTGTTGTGAAAGCATTTGTTAGAAAGTATTTGGCACCAAAAGGGAAATGTTACTTTAACATCCCAGGTAACAACTCAGTTCATCATCATTCCAGTCACTAATGGTGCTAATGATGATAGGACCCTGGGTAATACATCTGTATTAGTATGTGTCACCTCTCATCTCATCACCTCACAGCTGAACTGTTGCcagtgaaagacaaactgaagcaTTTGTGGTCCTcaagtgacatttaaatgttgATACAAGGAGCTTCTGTTCTGGGGTTCCAACAGTACTCTCATATATTCTTCAACTATTATTATAATCATTTATTCTTCTCCTGCATTGCCCTTATATTTACTTCACAGGGAATGGAGGTATTTTGACTCTAAATATTAAACGTTAAAAGAAACTGCAGAATAATCAGCTTCTCTGTTCCTTAAAACTTGAACAACTTGAGGATGACTTGTTGCCAGTATACAGGATTTTATTTGGTTCATAAAAGCTTCTCTGCCACTGATTTGAATACTGTCTCCAGGTCAGTATGTAAAGAAGGTCCTCTTCATTACTAATGTTCCTagcatttcttctcattttgtggTATTGGACCAAATGTGgaagaaatgaaacaggaaacagaagcaTAAAATATACTATTGCAATGGTATGTActaaaaaaaggtttgttttagCAATGTGGTAGGTGCTTCTCAGTTGGGGTAGAATTGATCCCTAACTTGCAAAGATAAGAGACAAGACAAATTGTGGCTAATTAAACATGTGGTCTTAGTAATATTACTACTTCTACAGTGATACCTTAAATGTGTGAATTAATTGTGCACTATTGGGTGGAATGTCACTCACCTGTTATCTCCTTTCCAGGGTGTTCAGTCTAAAAGAGTCCCTGGGAAAACAGAATGCCTATTTAAGGTTCTGGGAAATACCATATGGTTAATAGGGGAGGGGGTGAAAGTGTAgtgtatgttttctttccaggtttctgtcactttattgTACTGTATAATACAAATTGAGAGCATACTGGCTGTGGGTGGCAAATATAGGggatatgtattttaatttgtttggatATTGTCgtaatgtttgatgttaggGGAGGGGTATATTTCCCTGTGCTTGGTAGTGACTGAGGTATTAATCAGTGGCAGACAATAAAAGGCTGCCAGTATTTAGTAGGAGGGCCTGCTGTCAGGATTATGTGCTGCCTGTGGTCCCCAGTGTTGTCTACTGGTATGTCTTCTTTGTGGGTGAAATAAACACCTGGTTGATCTGCACCTAAACTCTTCCTCAAGCCTCTTGCTTTTAAGTTCATCTGCTACATGGCCATCctaacacagtaacacacataGCAGATTTGATCTGCTTTTGATGTCTTCATTGATGTCACTAACCTGATATTTTGAACATTGAAAGGAACACATTTGAAAGCATGGAAAACGCATTTATATAAACGTACAGTATCATGTGTGATCTGGTCTAAAGCTTCTGCCACAGTGTTGGCATTATTACATCAAAGAAATAGCTTTTCTCCTTTTGGTTTCCAGTGTCCTCCTTTGGTCTTCAAGTCTGCGGTGGTAGAACATATACTGAGATGTTTTACTTTAGTGAAAGAGCTGTAAGAATTAATTACTGCACTCGCACAAGCAATATTTGTTAATagctttcattgtttttgtgttttcataggatttttaaaaatgataataaaaactcAGCAATACCAGCTTTCTTCCAACTAGATGCAAACTATGATGGCACTAGATTGAATGGAGGAGCGTCTCTTCATCCTGTAGTCgtttaaatatttctgtctgaTCCAAAGCAGTGGACAAATAGACCAACATTGTCATCCACAGTGCAGCTAATAAAAAATTGgtcttgcagaaaaaaaaaaaactaccacTCGGTTTACTCAACCAACAACAGACAATAACTTTTGGTTTCTGCACTCtattcttgtgagctgccatgacaagtgaatttccccgctgtgggataaataaaactcatctaattcaattcagttcagttataTAGTGCCAACTGACAACAAAacttatctcatgacactttccaattagagcaggtctagaccaaaccctttaattaaactgttaaTAGacagagcccaacattcccccttgagcaagcacttggcgacagtggcgaggaaaaactgccttttagaaggcagaaacctcggatcagaccccggctcaagatggacTGGTTGTGTTGAGAGAGATCTTATCTTAATAATATTAtctttataataataataatgatcttAATAACAGAACACACTGAAATATGCAAATATCTGGTTTGTTTaatatgtttcatgtgttttaacTTTTACAGACTGAGGACATACATTTTAactaaacacaaagacacagcaacATCTCTCAGGTGGTTCTTAATTTATTCATGTTAACCTTCTTTGTCAACACTTACAAGATTTAAGCAGATGACATTCAATTCAAGAGAATTTgctcaaactgtgtttttttttcctgcttcagtAATAATTCACTGAAAAgttaaacaatgaaaatcagCATTCTAATGACAAAGTCATGAAATGCACAttatgagtttgttttgctgcagcttCCTCAGCAAAGTCCTTCTCGAAGCTTTACGactttctttcctgttttcctttgagAGAAGAATTATGCCTTTTAGAATAGTGACAGAACTTGATTATGCAGACAGAAAATCCTCATTAAGTAATCGGGTAAGTAATTGAGACCAAGCATCTCTGCAAGTGTTCCTACCTGTTAAACTCCctcagcacacactcactgatgtAGGTGATTCCATCAGATCCACACACAGGGCGAAACTTCAGAAGACACCCTCTGTGTACATAACGCATAACCTGAAAACATACGTTTTGACAAATGTGCTTTAATGGTGCATAAAATATCCAACATCCCTGTAaaattctatttttaaaaacttgcaCCAAGCTACTTCAAACTACACAATATACTGTAAACATACTATCAAAAAgtttaattcattgttttaCCTTTCCCATGCTCCTCCTTTGttcatctgataaaaaaaaaaacacaaaatatagaAGTAGTTTTGTTGTTGGAGTGATTTCACTAGAACACATTGAATAAACTCCATTAAATTAGTAAAACTTACTTGAGACGGAGAACAAAATGAGGACCAGAAGCAGAGAAGATTTAGCAGACATTGTGTTCAGCTGCATAATGACAGAACCTTAAAGTCAGTGAGCTTTCTTTATTGTTTAGAAATTCACCTCTGCTAAAACAGTTCAAACATATGTTCTCTAGTGCGCACTTTCGCTCTCAGTAACTGTGACCCAAACTAATCTTAAATCAGAATTTACATGAACAGCTTGCGTTACTATACAAAATTGGAACTCTACAGTATTGCACAGCTTTGGGTATTAACAACTTCCCTGAAGACACCAAAGCCAACACTGAAGTTATATTCATATACTACAACATGTTGTCTGCGAGGCCAAAAACCTGATAAACGGTCATGTATGGCTGTAATCCATGACATAAAGCATCATTATCATccaaaaatacatgaaaaagtCTTACCATTGTACAGGATGTCATGGAGCTGCTGAACCAGCATCTGCAGTACCAGAGTTCCAAAACCAGCACAACTAAATGGAAAGCAGCTTTTTATCATGTTTTGATACACTTGTGTGACACCCCTGTTCCTTCATTAATATGGACACATGAAACGTTATTTACTCTTCTCAACTTGTCAAACTTGCAGAAGTGTAAACAGCAAGCAGCATCTGACAAGTGTACTTGGTGACAGACAGGTCTGCCAGGAGATCCAAATATACAACACTGCAGAAATACTATGCTTATGCTTTTATATGTTtcctgcatttaaattttttttaaagtaaaagtacaacagtaattgcatcaaaatatacttcaTACAATGGCCTATTTCAGAACAAGGCTGATTTTGCAGCACTTAAAATCTCCTTTATGGCAACTTATGAATCTCCCCTTAAAAAGTATGAAGTATCATAAattggaaatactcaagtgtaGTACAAGTACAAGTCTGTTACGTCGTAACACGCACTCATGACCTGTGCCACTGCAAAGGCTTGTCCAAATACTAGTGAGCAATTCATCCTTCTTTTTCCCAGTCTGGAGGGCACAACTGGCATGTCCCTTTGAGTCCTCACTGTGTTCTGTTCAGCTGCTGAAGTCTTCCCAACTTGTACAGCTCACCAGTCGGTAGTACAAGCAGCATGTACCTGTATAGACTGGAAAACTGTGCAGTGTGCATCCCATCTTTGACCTATTGCATGCTGGGGGTACTGTCTCCCTTGACCCTACACAGTATCACTGAGTAAAGATGATGGATGGACTTTCCATATAGGCTACAATGGCCTAGAAAATACCATTAATACTATAAAGTCCATCAGAAACATTTGACTCAAATGTGGACATGTCCTACACTTAATGTGTTTTTTAGTGTGTAGTGAACTGTGGTCATTTTTGAAGGAAGGTGCCACTGTCAGCAGGGCTGTTACATCTGACAGAGTTTATTAAGTTGAAGTGATGAGCTGCAAATCCAGACAGCAGGGGTTGTGATGGCAGCCACTTCTCCTGTCAAAACTGATTAATGTATCAGGACTCATGTCTGGGGACAGGAAGTGTGGGCTGTGGGTGGGGGAACAGTCCACACTCTGACTACAATAACCAACCAGTCAGTTATGTCTCAATAATGGGATGTGAACCAGTAGAAGGGGGTGGCATGAATaggagaaaggagggaaaggGGTCAGGAGGACGGGAGGGCCGCATGAGGATGGGAAATGAGATATGAAGAGTGCTCCTCGGCAGACGGGCTTCCACCTGGGTGTCTCTCCAGGGGAAATCACATTTGATGGTCTGTGATATTTGCAGGAAAGTTCATGGtcattctgttcattttgtctttgtgtttgttatggcttttgtttggtttgataTTCTCAGGCTCAAGTTTTGGTTCTTGGTGCAATGTTTGGGGGAGTTTTCAGATAGTTTTGGATCTCACATTGTAGAAGATCTTAGGTAAAATGACCAGTGGGCAAAACATCACGAGTCAATATTGTAAGGGAAACCATCAGCTTACAtaagaaatatttcatcattcTGAGATCTTGCATCAtacatgtttctctctgtccgCACTGCTCTCCATCACTGAGTCAATTATTTTAGAGAAACACTCCTTCATTCCGGGCAGCAGCATGTTCTGAGAATACTCTTTCATGGCAAAAGAAGCTTAGAGGGCTGTGCTGCatgtttctcttgttttccaAGCCAGCTGGCAGAATAATCCTCGACTTATTCTACATGTATCAGACTTGGTGACAGTCAGGGAAATGATGTGCTTTTAggttg harbors:
- the LOC124057814 gene encoding serine protease inhibitor Kazal-type 1-like — translated: MTSCTMLNTMSAKSSLLLVLILFSVSNEQRRSMGKVMRYVHRGCLLKFRPVCGSDGITYISECVLREFNRKTGKKVVKLREGLC